In the Geobacter sp. FeAm09 genome, one interval contains:
- the mobF gene encoding MobF family relaxase, translating into MTSVSPPMPAAAAGKYFTAADYYTKDPGVWFGKGAAALGLEGKEITKEDFTAIAQGKTPDGRVLVRDSTHQDAEHRACIDLTFAPDKSVSVLALGDERIQDAMMESAKHVMGLLEREFAQIRIYDENGNRVAIDTGNIVAGLIQHMTNRDGDLHYHIHAALMNMSMKPGETEQWRALHNDVVYKNQMYLGVSFNSDFSKRLSELGYQINITDPRTGSFEIVGVNKELTADFSHRREEIEAKVAEYNAAGLYQNVNSAERHQMACNETKSQKQETTAEALFADWEQRFTEHGTTVRGEVDNALREGMERQGPMLPASEYIRLAAASLEQNESAYTTQSILHTAERLCIGQHGPDDLRAAIAAAQVDGTLMRINDKDGEKAQWATPQMIETEKRIYDRIRDTAQAREQIMDYAAATQLVADRQSARAANGEKTLSENQQDFVARALSSTASVVLVQGYSGAGKTFAAKELADILRDQHGFTIRAFGPTAAAKSELGKSLGVEAQTIDKFLLQPPSPGEYNTGREAWFVDETSMVGSYKFARLVEQAAAAGAVVYPIGDRNQLQAVEAGRLFDELQQQGVTETLYLSDIQRQRGDTPETAYMREAAGKIRDITQARAALEIVEAQGQVREIESKPDRLTVMAADYVSRDPSKTMLIVQGNAERHSLNAAIHEDLHAQGRLGEEEYNLTVRENKSLDSAQRHFAASYQIGDIIMNSQSGAGMAAGYEGRVTGVDAENNTITLTGRDGKERIIDPMQAADQLTVWREHQITASVGDKIVFLKNDEGERGIGSVNGDTAVISHIDENGWITAVRDRDGAELSWNIGQYANFDLGHALTSYKSQGQSIEHVIVSADSKMENYNDFYVALTRGKEGVTIYTDDIERLKDRIGEEQEKTSTLLFSLANEGREQAQDLNLPTTQDLAIRDPDRNIEDIAITAERVFEADKPEREHEGMGMSI; encoded by the coding sequence ATGACTTCCGTATCCCCCCCTATGCCCGCCGCAGCCGCCGGAAAATACTTCACCGCCGCCGACTACTACACCAAGGACCCGGGCGTGTGGTTCGGGAAGGGTGCCGCCGCCCTTGGCCTGGAAGGCAAGGAGATCACCAAGGAGGACTTCACCGCAATTGCTCAAGGCAAAACCCCTGACGGCCGCGTCCTGGTCCGCGACAGCACGCACCAAGACGCTGAGCACCGCGCCTGCATCGATCTCACCTTTGCCCCCGACAAGAGCGTGTCCGTGCTGGCTCTCGGCGACGAGCGCATCCAGGACGCAATGATGGAGAGCGCGAAACATGTGATGGGCTTGCTGGAACGGGAGTTTGCCCAGATCCGGATCTACGACGAAAACGGCAACCGCGTCGCGATAGATACCGGTAACATCGTTGCCGGCCTGATCCAGCACATGACCAATCGCGACGGAGACCTCCACTACCATATTCACGCCGCGCTCATGAACATGAGCATGAAACCCGGTGAAACCGAGCAATGGCGGGCATTGCACAACGACGTGGTTTATAAAAACCAAATGTATCTCGGCGTCAGCTTCAACAGTGATTTTTCCAAGCGCCTGTCAGAACTTGGCTATCAGATCAATATCACAGACCCCCGCACCGGTTCATTCGAGATCGTTGGCGTCAACAAAGAGTTGACCGCCGATTTTTCGCACCGGCGGGAAGAGATCGAAGCAAAGGTCGCAGAATATAACGCCGCCGGATTGTATCAGAATGTGAACAGCGCTGAACGTCATCAGATGGCTTGCAACGAGACGAAGAGTCAGAAGCAGGAAACCACTGCGGAGGCGCTCTTCGCAGACTGGGAGCAGCGCTTCACTGAGCACGGCACGACAGTCAGGGGCGAGGTTGACAACGCACTCCGGGAAGGTATGGAGCGGCAAGGCCCCATGTTGCCCGCATCGGAATATATCCGCCTGGCAGCGGCTTCCCTCGAACAGAACGAGAGCGCCTACACTACTCAATCTATTCTCCACACCGCCGAGCGCCTGTGCATCGGCCAGCATGGCCCCGACGACCTCCGCGCAGCGATCGCGGCGGCCCAGGTGGACGGTACGCTGATGAGGATCAACGACAAGGACGGGGAGAAGGCGCAGTGGGCGACCCCGCAGATGATCGAGACCGAGAAACGGATATACGATCGCATCCGCGACACCGCCCAGGCCCGCGAACAGATTATGGATTACGCGGCCGCGACGCAGCTTGTCGCAGACCGCCAAAGCGCCCGGGCGGCCAACGGGGAGAAGACCCTGTCAGAAAATCAGCAAGATTTCGTCGCCCGGGCTCTGTCGAGCACTGCAAGCGTCGTGCTGGTTCAGGGGTACTCCGGCGCCGGCAAAACGTTCGCAGCGAAGGAGCTTGCCGACATCCTCCGCGATCAGCACGGCTTCACAATCCGCGCCTTCGGCCCGACCGCCGCTGCAAAGAGTGAGTTGGGTAAATCCCTCGGGGTCGAAGCGCAGACCATCGACAAGTTTCTTCTGCAGCCCCCATCCCCCGGGGAGTACAACACCGGCCGAGAGGCGTGGTTTGTCGATGAGACCTCCATGGTCGGGAGCTACAAATTCGCCCGCCTCGTCGAACAAGCAGCCGCCGCCGGCGCCGTGGTCTACCCGATCGGCGACCGCAATCAGCTCCAAGCCGTCGAAGCCGGGCGGCTATTCGACGAGCTTCAGCAACAAGGCGTCACCGAGACCCTCTACCTGTCGGACATCCAGCGCCAGCGCGGCGACACCCCCGAGACCGCTTACATGCGCGAGGCGGCGGGCAAGATCCGGGACATCACGCAGGCCCGCGCTGCCCTCGAAATAGTGGAAGCACAGGGGCAGGTGCGAGAGATCGAGAGCAAGCCCGACCGCCTGACGGTGATGGCGGCCGACTATGTGAGCCGGGACCCTTCAAAGACCATGCTCATCGTCCAGGGCAATGCGGAGCGCCATAGCCTGAACGCAGCGATCCACGAGGATCTGCACGCCCAGGGGCGTCTCGGGGAAGAAGAGTACAATTTGACTGTCCGGGAGAACAAGAGCCTCGACAGTGCACAGCGGCATTTCGCCGCTTCGTACCAAATCGGCGACATCATCATGAACAGCCAAAGCGGCGCAGGCATGGCGGCGGGCTATGAGGGCCGCGTGACCGGCGTCGACGCCGAGAATAACACAATTACCCTCACGGGCAGAGACGGCAAGGAACGCATCATTGACCCCATGCAGGCCGCTGACCAGCTCACTGTCTGGCGCGAGCACCAGATCACCGCCAGCGTCGGCGACAAGATCGTGTTCCTGAAAAACGACGAGGGAGAGCGGGGCATCGGCAGTGTCAATGGGGACACGGCGGTCATTTCGCACATTGACGAAAACGGCTGGATCACCGCAGTCCGCGACCGGGACGGCGCCGAGCTTTCGTGGAATATCGGCCAGTATGCGAATTTCGACTTGGGGCATGCCCTGACCTCATACAAGTCTCAAGGGCAGAGCATCGAGCACGTCATTGTTTCCGCCGACTCGAAGATGGAGAACTACAACGATTTCTACGTGGCGCTGACTCGCGGGAAGGAGGGCGTGACGATCTACACCGATGACATTGAGCGGCTGAAAGACCGCATCGGCGAGGAGCAGGAGAAAACCAGCACTCTGCTGTTCAGCTTGGCGAATGAGGGCAGGGAACAGGCCCAGGATCTCAACCTCCCTACCACTCAGGATCTCGCTATCCGTGACCCTGACCGCAATATCGAGGATATCGCGATTACTGCCGAGCGGGTCTTTGAAGCTGACAAACCGGAGCGGGAGCACGAAGGAATGGGAATGTCTATCTAA